In Fibrobacterota bacterium, the genomic window AATCCCGGCATGGGGGTGACGGCATCGCACGTGCGCATGAAGCCGTAGAGGATCCACGGTTGCCGCCCGACTTCGGTGACGGTCCATCCGGCTTCCAATGCGATGAATCCGAGCGGCGTGCAGATCGCCGCCAAGGTCAGAAAGCGGCGATGGTCCAGCCAAACCGATCGGCGGAAGGAAAGGAACAGGAACAAGGCGGCGACGGCCGCCATGGCCGTGCCGGCCCCCACCATGATCTGGAAGGCCGCGTGGACGGGAGCCACGGGGGGCCATTGATCGCGGGGGATGTCCTCCAGGCCTTGGACTTCCGCATGGAGATCCCCGAAGGCCAGGAAGCTCAGCATCCTGGGGATCGGGAGACCGTAACGTACGCGTTTCCCCTCCTCGTCGGGCCAACCGCCTATGTACAGGGGGGCGCCGGCTTCGGTGCGGAAATGGGCCTCCATGGCCGCCAGCTTGGCGGGCTGCCGGCGGGCGGTGCCCTTGGCCAGGCGATCGCCGCTTAAGGGTTGCAGGAGGGCCGCGACCGAGCCTATGGCGAGGGCGATGCGGAAGGCCTCGCGGTGGAATTCGGAACCGGGCTTAAGGCGAAGCAGCAAGGCATGCAGTCCGCCCACGGCGAAACCGGTGGCCGCGAAGGCGGCCAAGAGCATATGCAGGGACTGTCCCTTCCAGGCCGGATTGAACATGGCCCTCCAGGGATCGATGTCCGTGGCGCGCCCGTTCAGCCAGGTGAAGCCCGCGGGGCTGTTCATCCAGGCGTTGGCGCAGACCACGAATATGCCCGAGAGAACGCCGGATATCCCCACGGCCAAGCCCACGCCCCAATGGACCTTGGGGGGAAGGCGGTTCCAACCGTAAAGGAAGAGCCCTAAGGCGATGGCCTCCAGGAAGAAGGCCGTGCCTTCCCAGGAAAAGGGCATGCCGATGACCGGGCCCGCCTGTTCCATGAAGCGCGGCCAAAGCAGGCCGAGCTCGAAGGACAAAGCCGTGCCGGAGACCGCGCCTACGGCGAAGAAGATGGCCACGCCGCGGGACCAGGCCCGGGTCAGATCGCGGAATACGGTCCGGCCGGTACGGAGCCAGCGCCAATGGGAGACGGCCATCAGGAAAGGCATGGCCATTCCGATGGAAGCGAAGACGATGTGGAAGCCGAGGGAGACCGCCATCTGGGATCGCGCCGCCATGAGGTCTTCCATGGCGGCAAAGATAGCAAGCGGATGTCCGCGCTTAGCCGGCGCGGGCCGGCTTTCTCAGCGGATTATTTCCGAGCGGTCATTTAGGCGCGAAGATCTCTTGATAGAAATCCTGCATGGCTATGAAGGCGCGGTTGGCGGCCTCGGGATTGTAGGCCATGCCCTTGGAATTGTCGGTGCCGGCATTGGGGTTGGTGAAGCCATGCACGGCGTTCCCGTATTGCACCAGGGCCCAATCGGTCTTGGCCGAACGCATCTCGTCCTGGAAAGCCTTCACCTGGTCCTGGGTCACGAAGGGATCGTCTGCGCCATGCAGCACGAGCACCTTGCCCTTGATGTTCTTCGCCATCTCGGGATGCGGCGTATCCAGGTTGCCATGGAAGCTCACCACGCCGTCCAGCCTGGCGCCGCTGCGGGCCAGCTCGAGGGCCACTCCGCCGCCGAAGCAGAAGCCCATGGCCGCGATCTTGGAGGCATCCACGCGCGGGGACTTGAGAAGCTGATCGAGGGCGGCCTTGCCGCGCGCCTGCATCAGCGGCCGGTCGCTCTTGTATTGCCCCGATAGGGCGGATGCTTCCTTCATGTCCTTCGGATGCACGGTCTTGCCGTAGATGTCGGCCACCAACACGACGTAGCCCAGCTTAGCCACGCGTTCCCCGTATTGCCGCGCCAGATCGGTCATGCCCATCCAGTCGGGCACCAGGACGATGCCGGGGATCTTCCCCTTGGCGGAAGCATCGTATACCATCAGGCCTTCCAACGACGTGGTGTCCTGCTTATAGGCGACGGGTTCGGATTTGACGGCGGCGGCGGCCGGAACGGCGGCCAGCATCGAAGCCAGGGTGACGAGCGATAGGGATGCGTACGCGAACATGCCGGACATAGTTCCTCCTTGGAATGGCGATGATATAAAATCATCCCGCGTTAGGGGCAATCCATTCCCGCCGCGATACTAGCTTTCCGCATGGTATGTATCCGCCTGCGCAAGCCGAAAATCCGATCCGGGCCGCCATCCTCCTTTGGCGGAACCAGCGCGCTTCCGTTTCAGGGCCGATGGGGCTGGCCGGATTGGCGCGTCATGCCGGGGCGCTCATCGATGCGATCGCGCCGGAGGCGATCGGTCCTTTGGCGGCGCGCGGGCAAACGGTTTCCTGCGCGAAGGGATGCGGGGCCTGCTGCCGCCAGGCCGTAC contains:
- a CDS encoding cytochrome ubiquinol oxidase subunit I, yielding MEDLMAARSQMAVSLGFHIVFASIGMAMPFLMAVSHWRWLRTGRTVFRDLTRAWSRGVAIFFAVGAVSGTALSFELGLLWPRFMEQAGPVIGMPFSWEGTAFFLEAIALGLFLYGWNRLPPKVHWGVGLAVGISGVLSGIFVVCANAWMNSPAGFTWLNGRATDIDPWRAMFNPAWKGQSLHMLLAAFAATGFAVGGLHALLLRLKPGSEFHREAFRIALAIGSVAALLQPLSGDRLAKGTARRQPAKLAAMEAHFRTEAGAPLYIGGWPDEEGKRVRYGLPIPRMLSFLAFGDLHAEVQGLEDIPRDQWPPVAPVHAAFQIMVGAGTAMAAVAALFLFLSFRRSVWLDHRRFLTLAAICTPLGFIALEAGWTVTEVGRQPWILYGFMRTCDAVTPMPGLVYPFLAFSLVYLFLALVVGWLLLRHIRAAERDYPSARPEAGHA
- a CDS encoding dienelactone hydrolase family protein; this translates as MFAYASLSLVTLASMLAAVPAAAAVKSEPVAYKQDTTSLEGLMVYDASAKGKIPGIVLVPDWMGMTDLARQYGERVAKLGYVVLVADIYGKTVHPKDMKEASALSGQYKSDRPLMQARGKAALDQLLKSPRVDASKIAAMGFCFGGGVALELARSGARLDGVVSFHGNLDTPHPEMAKNIKGKVLVLHGADDPFVTQDQVKAFQDEMRSAKTDWALVQYGNAVHGFTNPNAGTDNSKGMAYNPEAANRAFIAMQDFYQEIFAPK